The Pyxidicoccus sp. MSG2 DNA segment CCTGGGCAAGTCGGCGACGAAGCCCGCGCAGACACCACCCGCGCAGGGACAAGCCGCCCCGAGAGGACGAGGACGCTCCGGGTCAAGGAGGTCGCCTGGGAGCACACCGTCAGCATCGAGCGCTACCACCACCAATGCAGGGCGATACCAGTCGACCAGTGAGGTTCAATCGTGGCGATAAAGCTTGGATGGTTTGCTGCACGAACGGACGCAGATCTCATCCCCGTCTTGCAGAAGTTGCGACCGCGAGCCGCGAAGGGAGAAATTCCAGAAGGGTTTCGAGTCGCGCGGTGCGTGGCAGCTGAAAAACCGGGTGCGCTCGGGACACTCAAGGGTCTCTTCAAGAAGACTCCACCCGTCCCCGTGTTCACGAGCGCGGTGCTGCTTGGCTGGGAATTTCTCGCGGTGTCCCACTGGGCTCAGGCGGTTTCCCAGGAACTGAAGTGCGTGACCGTGTCGTTCTTCGTGTTCGAGGGGACCTGGAGCTACTCGATCTTCGACCTCGGAGAAGAACTCGCGGGGATGGCCGTCTACTCGCTGCCCGAGCCCACCCTCTACGGGAATGTCGAGCGGGCCGCTTCACTGTTCGGAGTCGAACCCGACCTGTTCCGACGTTATGAGGCTGCGCTCAGGTCCGCGGTCATCGAGGACGGCGAAGAACCATCCCCTTTCCCGGGCGACACGTATCCACCAGACGACGAGTGGGCTCACGTCGACTTCGCGCGACGCCTGGGCGGCATCAGCTATCCAGATCCAGGCGAAGGGACCGAGTTTCGCTGGGACGAGGCAGCGGCCCCCATCAACAACACTTCTTGGATGGGTTTGCCAGCGCGGCTTCCGCTGCCAGAGCAGCCACCTCGGCCGGATGCCAGGGAAATTGATTTCGACAACTTCCCGTCGGGGGACGATCCCTTCTGATTCGACTGCCGGAGCGCCTCCTCTAGGAAATCACCTTCACCGGATCCGCCACGCCGGCCCGCGCCGTCGCGGTGGCCAGGGCGCGGACGTCCCTCGAGAAGGCGGAGAGGAACGGCGGCAGCGCGCCCCGGGCGATGTCCGCCGGGTCGAGCATGGTGGCCCAGTACTGCTTACCGTCGCCAATGGCGATGCGCGCCATGAAGGCGGCCTCCTTCTGTGCATCCACCCCGAGCGCGCGCTCCCCCTGGAAGGGCGTGAGGGAGAAGAGCCGGTAGAGGTCGATGAGCCCATCAATCCGTCCGGCCAGCTTCTGGAGCAGCTGCCGGTTGTCCGTAGGCGCAACGAGGTAGGTCGAGCCCTTTCCTCCCTTCTCCTCGGGAGGCAGGGAGATGCCGGCCATCTCTTTCGGGTCCACGAGGACGCTGAACTCGGAGCCAGGGTGGCTGGCCTTGTCCGACAGGGTGAAGTGCCGCAGCGGCGGGCGGGCGCCCTGCGACTTGATGCTATCCGGAACCAGCTGCATGCCCAGCGCGCGCATGTCCAGGAGCAGTTCCAGGAGCTCGGCCGGAAGCCCCTGCTGCTTCAGCTCCTCCGCGCCGTACATGCCCGCCCAGCGCCTGCCGTCTTCGAACAGCGCACGGATGTGGATGGAGGGCGTGCGCAGCGTGTGGGGCTGGAAGGCGTCCTGGGCGCGGGGGGACGGAAGGCCGGGCAGGCCGGCTTCGAGCACGCGCTCAGCGAGGTGGTCGAAGATCGAAGCTGTGTCGTTCCTGTCCTCATCCAGCCGGTGCTCGACTCCCACGAGCTGGTTGGGTGAGTAGGGATGGAAGACGAAGACGATCCGCCGCCCGAGCGTGGCGACGAAATGGAGCGGGTGCACGTTGTCGATGATGTGCAACGAGGTGAGGCGCGGTGTGGTGACGGTGGGGACGGCCGGGCCACGGGTGTCCCGCAGGGCCGCGGTCATCGCGAACTCCACCGCGGGGTCCGGCTCATCCGCGGGAGGCAGGGGCTGGGGAGGAGGAGGCGCCGCATTCCCCATCGCGGGCGCGCTTCCGCCAAGCGAGAGCGTATCGCTCGTGCCGCGCTTGCTCCCAGACATCACGAACACGGCCACACCCGTGGCCACGACCGCCAGGACGAGTATCAGCAACATCACGCATACCCCCTCGTAGGGGCGCGGAGCCTTCCAGGGGCCGTGGCGCGCTGTCAAACAGACAGTGGTCTGCCCGGTGTTCAGATTCCTCGGGGCCATGGGTGCCTCCAGTCTTCACCAGGACGTCGCCGAGGATACGTGACATGTCAGGTGGGCCCGCCGGACGAGGCCTGACACGTCAACGGCTCGCTTCAAGGCGGGTGCCGTGCACTGGCGCCCTCGCGGCGTTCCACGCGCGCGCGTGGCTCTCGGTTTGCACAAAGCGCTTCGAACTTGAACTTCGAGGGGTCGATGCGCTTCGTGCTTGGAGTCGTTGTCGCGGTGGGACTGCTGGGCTGTGGTGGTTCGGAGGTGGAGGGCGTCGATGCAGTGGAGAGCCTCGGCCAGGAGATTGTCGGAGGGGTGGAGGCGCGACCGGGGAGCCACCCCTGGATCATCAGCTTGCAGCAGTACGGAAGCCACTTCTGCGGAGGCTCGCTGATTCGGACAGGCACGAAAGAGGAGTCCGACATCGTGGTCACGGCCGCGCACTGCGTCTACGACGGCACGTCCGGTTTGACGGCCTCCGCGGGTGCTCACGATCTCCGGAATCCAGGGGCGGGTGTCCAGACCGTCCAAGGAGTGACGACGAAGTACCATCCGGCATACGACCCGGACACGACGATGAACGACATCGCCATCATCAAGCTCGCAAAGCCCATCAAGTTCTCCACCACAGTCCAGCCCATTGCGCTCCCGCTCTCCGGGGAGACCGTCCCAGACGGTGCTGACGCGACGGTGGCCGGGTGGGGCCTCACGCGCGAGGGCGGAGCTGATGGTTCCAATATCCTGATGCAGGTGTCGGTCCCCATTGTCGGGAGCCAGGAGCTGGCGGCTGCCTACCGCGCCCAGGGTATCCGCATCAACGCTCATGCGATGATCGGGGCTGGGTATAAGCAGGGGGGCAAGGACGCTTGTCAGGGCGACAGCGGGGGGCCGCTCTTCCTTCGCGGAGCGGACAAGAAACCCGTGCTCCAGGGGATCGTGAGCTTTGGCGTTGGCTGTGCGAGGCCAAGCCTGCCCGGCGTCTATACCCGGGTCTCCAGCTATATCCCTTGGATCAAGAATCAGATTCGCATCCTGAGCAGTACGTCGAAGTAGCAACCCGGGTGCACAGCCCCAGCGGCACCCGTCCGCGGCCCTCCTCCCCCCTCTGGACCAGCCCCCTTCAGCAGGGGGCCCCATGCGTCCTATGCGCTGTAGCAAGTACGCAGCGCAATCACCGTCGTGGCGCTGTCATGCGCGGGGTCCCACGCGCGAGCGCTTCGTCAGTAGTTCGTGTTGAGCGAGCCGTTGGTCACCCTGAGGTATGTACAGATGCCGTTCACGTCCCATCTCACGTCGAAGAAGCCCCGGGAGCTCAGGGCCTGCTCCCAGAGAGACGAGACGGTCGCGTCTGGAATGCAGGTGTAGACGGTGTCGGTGGTGGCGCCCGGCACGGTGGCCCGGGCATAGAAGCTCCGGTTGCCGGCCAGGTCATCACGGAATGAGGCGGAGGTGGTCGCCGCGGCGTCCTCTCGGAAGCCGATGAAGTTGCCAAAGCAGCGGCCCGAGCCATCCGCGGCCTTGGCGCAGGACACGGTCCTCAGCTGGAGGCCCGCGCTCGCGACGGAAGCGATGCCGAGGGCGGCGAGCGCCACCACCGGGGACAGCGACTTCAGGGAAAGAGACTTCAGGGAAAGGGACTTCGTCATGGTCTTCTCCTGGATGGGATGACTTCCGACAGCAGGACCTTGGGGTGAGGCGCTACGGCAGCCCGTCGGCCTGGTCGGAAGGAATGAGTCGGTTCTGGTTGATGGCGACAACGAGCCTGCGTCGGAGCTCCTCGGCCTCGGCGCGGCCGCGGAGTTGGGAGAGCTCGTGTCGAATCTCGAGGACATCCTCCGCCGTCATGCGCCCGCTGGAGACGACCCGCTCCACCAGCGAGCCCGCGCGGGCCACGGACTCGTGCTGCTCCTGGGACAGCGGTGGAGGCGGGGCGGGAGGCGCCGCTTCGCGTGAGCCCATGGCGAGCGCCCCGGACTCCTTCAGCAGGGTCGCCATCCGCTGGGCAATGGCATCCAGGTCTTCAGCGGTGGGCCGTGCGGAGCCCGAGGCCAGGGACGGAGGAATGCCCGCGGAGAGACTCCCTGAAGGACTGTCGGTGACGTGATTCATGGCCTGGACGACCCGGCGCAGCGCGGCGACCTCGGTGGAGAGTTGCTGCATGCGCAGCTCCTGGGCCTGCTGCCCCTGGCTCATCGCGAGCCAGCAAGCCACCGCGCTGCCCAGGGCTGATGTCAGGCCCAGGAACCCCATACGCAAGACATGGGCGGTCATGGCGGCTCAGAAGTGGGAGTACTGACTGCCGTTGTTCAGGAACAGCGAATAGCATTCACCCAAGGCGTTCCAGTAGATGGAGAAGTAGCCCTGGTGGTTCATGGCCTTGCTCCACTGTGCGCCCGTCACTGCGTCAGCCGTGCAGTTGAAGTACTCCGTCGTCGTGCCGGACGTGAGGGCCGCATTGAAATACAGAGCGGAAGTGCTGGTCCGGGTGAAGGATGCCTGGGTGTTGGCGCCGGAGTGATTTCGGAAGCCAAGGAGGCTGCCGTAGCACCGCCCCGAGCCATCCGCGTTCTTGTAGCAGTTCGCGGATTCCGTCTGGAAACCGGCCAGGGCCGCGGGGGTCGTCAGCAGTGTCGCGAGACAGACGGCTGCCGCCAAGGTCTTCGAGGTATGACTCATGTGGGTTCCTTTTCTGGAGCTGGCCAGGACCCGGGCTCATGCCCGAATGCCTGGCTGAGAGAAGTGACGTGAAGTCCTTCGCTCGAAGCAGAGACTAAGGACAGGGTCTGACTTCGCGATGCCCCTGCCGCGTCCCTGCTATCCTGTTGCATCTGGGGCCACGAGGTCTGGAGGGCTGGATGCGCACGCGACATGGGGTGCTCGGGCTCGTCGTCCTCGCAGCACTCACGCTGCTGGGCCTGTGGCTGCTACGCGGCGGCGTGCAGTCCCGGTCCGATGCGCCCTCCCCGGCCCGGGCGGCCCATCCCCAGGGCTCCGCGTCCTTCCATCGTCCGTCCCCCCAGCGCACTGCTGAAGGCCCGCGCCTGCGCGGCACCGTGGTGGACCGCTTGGGTGCTCCCGTGTCTGGCGCCCGCGTCTCCGCCACGTGGCCGGAGCCCGGACAGACGCTGTCGGAGCGGCCCTGTCCCAGGGACGCCTCGGACTCCGAGGACACCCCGGGCCAGAAGCTCGCCGCCTGCATGCCGCTGGCGAGCGACCTCGTCCTGGAGCTCGTCGCCGCGCGCGAGGGCGAGGTCCCCATCCTCGCCGAGGCCACGACCGCCGACGACGGAACCTTCGTCCTCGAAGGACTTCCCGCGGGCCCGCTGTCGCTCTGGGTGCTGAGCGAGCACGGCGCGGACCTGCGCTCCGGCATCCCCGCGGGCACCGAGGGCGTGACGCTCATCATGGGCCGGGGCCGCGTGGTGGAGGGCACCGTCCGTGGCGAAGGCATCCCCCTGGCCGAGGTGCGGGTGACGGTGTTCGACGCCCGCAACACCCGCTTCTTCGACGCGACCACCGGCGCGGACGGTCGCTTCCGCGTCGGCCCGCTGCCGCATGGCGACCTCTACGTCTTCGCCGCCCACGAGGGCTGGCTCCCCGCGCTCGTGCCGGCCGACGAAGCGAAGGAGGTGACGCTCCACCGTCCGCGTCCACTCACCGGCCGCGTGGTCTCCGGCCGGGCCCCCGTGCCGGGCGTGGAGGTGCGCATGCGCCCCAGCGTGGACCTTGCTGACGCCGCCCGGCGACTGGCCATCACGGACGCGGAGGGCCGCTTCACCTTCATGTTGCCCACGGACGACGAGTACACGCTCACCGCCTCGCACGACGGGCGGTACGCGCTCGCCCGTGTGGAGCCCGGCGCGTCGCCTCCCGAGGTCCTCCTGGAGCTGGGCAGTGCCCTCCACGTCGAGGGCCGCGTGTCCGACGACGCACGGCGGCCCGTGGCTGGCGCTCGCGTGGCGCTGTACCCGGAGGGAGACTCCCCCATGGGACTGGAGACCGTCACGGACACGGAGGGGCGCTACCGCCTGGGCCCCGTGGAGCCCGGCACCTGGGCCTTCGCGCTGCAGGCCGACCGGTACGTCGACCCACCGGAGATGCTGAAACGCACGCTCGCCCCCGGCATGGGCCCCCTGGACTTCACCCTCGCCCGCGCGAGCGCCATCACCGGCAACGTCACCGACGCCGAAGGACGTCCCGTGCGGGGACTCGAGCTGCTCCTCATGCGCCCCACGTCGGACGACGACGAGCGCCTGATGGAGACGTCGACGGACGAGGACGGCCGCTTCGTCCTGGACGCGGAGGCTCCCGGGGACTTCGTCGTCGCCGTCCGCGGCTCCGACCACCTCGACGCCACCTTCCGCGTCCGCGCGCCGTCCGAGGACGTCCACCTCACCCTGCGCTCTGGTGCCTCCGTGAAGGGAACCGTGGTGGATGCGGACGGCCTCCCACTGGAGAACTTCCTGGTGGAGCTGCTGGACCCCGAGCTGGACGAGGAGGTGAACCGGGACGCGTTGACCGACGCGCGGGGCTGCTTCCAGCTCCGGGGCGTGAAGCCCGGCCGCTACGTGCTGCAGGCGGCGATGGAGGACCAGGGCTTCATGCGCAGGCCCTGGCGTGAGGTGGCGCTGAGCGACGGCGAGCAGGCGGAGGTGGAGCTGCGACTGGCGCCGGAGCGCAGCCTGTCCGGTGTCGTGGTGGACGGCTCGGGCCAGCCCGTCGACGGAGCCCTCATCCGAATCCATCCTCCCGAGGAGGAAGTGCCGCCATGGAAGCGGGAGGGCCGCAGGCGCCTGGACGGACCGCCCCGAGGCATCCTCAGCGGCCCGCACGGCCGCTTCACCGTGTGGCACCTGGCGGAGCCCGAGTACAACGTGGCCGCGTCGAAGGACGGCTACAGCTTCTCCGCCGGGAGCTCGGTGGGGGGCGGGCCCGTGGAGGGCGTGGACCCGCTGCTATCCAAGGTGACGCCGTGGCTCCGCGTCGGCCCCGACACGCTCCAGGTGCGCCTGGTGATGGAGCGACGCGCCCACGTCTCCGGCCGGCTCGTCGGCCCCGATGACGCGCCCCTCCGCCGCGTCCACTTGAACGACCGGCTCGTGGAGGACCCCACGGGCGCCTTCACCCTGCCCCTGAAGTCGGAGGGGCCCACACGACTTTCCTTCTATGCGGCGGGGCTGCCTCCGATGATGTTCGAGGTGGAGCCGCGCGCGGCGGGAGCGGACCTGGACCTGGGCCGCGTCCGGATGCCGGCGGCGCGCACGGTCCGCGGCCGGGTGCTCGACGCGGAGACGCGGGCCCCGGTGGAGGAAGCCCACGTCTACAGCACCACCCGTCCCGGCAATGGCTCGGTGGAGCGCTTCCTGGGGGCCTCTGACATGACGGACGCGGAGGGGCGCTTCGAGCTGTCCCCCGTGGACACCTCGCTCCCCTTCACCCTTCATGTCGTCGCGGAGCGCCGCTATCTGCGGCGGGAGCTCACCGTGGCCCCGGGAACGGAGACGCTGACGGTGCTGCTGACCCAGGGCGCCGCCGTGGAGGTGACGGTGACGGACCGGAAGGGCCGGCTCCTCGAGGCGGTCGTCGGGTTCAACTGTGACGTCGGCGGCTCCGTGAGCGGCACCGCCAGGGGAGGACGGCTCGTCCAGCGCGCACTGAGTCCCGGCCCGTGCACGGTGAGCGTGGAGCCGCCGAGCACGGACGACGGGAGCC contains these protein-coding regions:
- a CDS encoding serine protease, encoding MRFVLGVVVAVGLLGCGGSEVEGVDAVESLGQEIVGGVEARPGSHPWIISLQQYGSHFCGGSLIRTGTKEESDIVVTAAHCVYDGTSGLTASAGAHDLRNPGAGVQTVQGVTTKYHPAYDPDTTMNDIAIIKLAKPIKFSTTVQPIALPLSGETVPDGADATVAGWGLTREGGADGSNILMQVSVPIVGSQELAAAYRAQGIRINAHAMIGAGYKQGGKDACQGDSGGPLFLRGADKKPVLQGIVSFGVGCARPSLPGVYTRVSSYIPWIKNQIRILSSTSK
- a CDS encoding carboxypeptidase-like regulatory domain-containing protein, translated to MRTRHGVLGLVVLAALTLLGLWLLRGGVQSRSDAPSPARAAHPQGSASFHRPSPQRTAEGPRLRGTVVDRLGAPVSGARVSATWPEPGQTLSERPCPRDASDSEDTPGQKLAACMPLASDLVLELVAAREGEVPILAEATTADDGTFVLEGLPAGPLSLWVLSEHGADLRSGIPAGTEGVTLIMGRGRVVEGTVRGEGIPLAEVRVTVFDARNTRFFDATTGADGRFRVGPLPHGDLYVFAAHEGWLPALVPADEAKEVTLHRPRPLTGRVVSGRAPVPGVEVRMRPSVDLADAARRLAITDAEGRFTFMLPTDDEYTLTASHDGRYALARVEPGASPPEVLLELGSALHVEGRVSDDARRPVAGARVALYPEGDSPMGLETVTDTEGRYRLGPVEPGTWAFALQADRYVDPPEMLKRTLAPGMGPLDFTLARASAITGNVTDAEGRPVRGLELLLMRPTSDDDERLMETSTDEDGRFVLDAEAPGDFVVAVRGSDHLDATFRVRAPSEDVHLTLRSGASVKGTVVDADGLPLENFLVELLDPELDEEVNRDALTDARGCFQLRGVKPGRYVLQAAMEDQGFMRRPWREVALSDGEQAEVELRLAPERSLSGVVVDGSGQPVDGALIRIHPPEEEVPPWKREGRRRLDGPPRGILSGPHGRFTVWHLAEPEYNVAASKDGYSFSAGSSVGGGPVEGVDPLLSKVTPWLRVGPDTLQVRLVMERRAHVSGRLVGPDDAPLRRVHLNDRLVEDPTGAFTLPLKSEGPTRLSFYAAGLPPMMFEVEPRAAGADLDLGRVRMPAARTVRGRVLDAETRAPVEEAHVYSTTRPGNGSVERFLGASDMTDAEGRFELSPVDTSLPFTLHVVAERRYLRRELTVAPGTETLTVLLTQGAAVEVTVTDRKGRLLEAVVGFNCDVGGSVSGTARGGRLVQRALSPGPCTVSVEPPSTDDGSHDRARFLPQRVVVPVSGRLPLTFQEAEGGATVKLRSPDVKGWNILLHPGSVPPPGKVSEMLRLISLDLPAVKSADEATFLHVPGGRATVFLLGGSENGTRVHAEELDIPTGGTLSRELTPVWRQVEAD